TCCTGTCTGCTCTTGGTGCGTATTTTCATTGCTCTTGACGCCTATTTTCATTACTCTTGGCGCCTATTGTTTCTATGTGATGCCTATTGTTTCTATGCGATATAAGAAGATATTCTTATAGATAAGGGTGTTACTAAGATTTTATAAAATATAAAAAAAAAGTAATTTATTTTTGTGTTTTGAGTTAAAGCAGCTTCTAAAAGGAACATTTGGATTGCTTTTAGAAGCTGCTGTGGGTGACCTAGAAATTTTTTTTTTTTAAAAAACAGTTTTTTTTTCAAGTTACCAAACACTATAAAAATTAAAAGCCAAGCTAGAAACTGATTTTTTTTAAAAGCGAAGATGTACCAAACAGGGCCTAAAGAAGATGTTTGTAAGAGTTGAGGCAAAGATGAAAAATTTGAGAGAAAAAAAAAGGAAAAGAGATTTGGGGACAAACTGATATAAGGTAAGAGGATATTAATTGTTGGCTAGCTAGCAGCAAAACGGTCTTTAGGTTATGTTTTATTTAATAAATTTAGAAATATTATGGGTATGTTTACTAACTTGGAATTAAATTGAGAGTGGAGACATTAATTCCGAGATGGGTGACTTCCGACGTTTATAACATGTCAAGATATTGAAATAGATGTGAGTCTCACTTGCTGATTAGGAATTGATTCTTTATGAACTCCCTAATCTGATACCTAAAGGGGGAGATGGGTATCAGAATCAATCTTATGGAATCGACTTTTTCTCCCCAAAATATCCTAACATAATTATAATATTTCCAAATAACCAAACCCTAAAAAATTACAAACATTCTACCTTCTTTTCCTGTAAAGGTATTTTAGTAATCAAACTAGTGTTAATTCTGATTCAATATGATAAGTAAATAACATCAATCATAATTAGTTCTATTTATGTTTTGATTCATTATGGTAAGTAAACGATAGAATGAAATGAAATATTCTCATACCGATTCGTTGATATCGATTCTTGTTGATACCGATTCATGATAATTTCCATTCCAAGTTAGTGAATGTGCCCTGAATGCCACAAATTGTTTATCTTAAGGATTTAGGAACCACATATATCCTCATCGACAATTTGCCTTCAAATTACATTACGAAAGGAAACTAAGAAAGCTATAAAACCCTACAGATTGGGACAAAAATAGCTTTTCTTTCTTAGAGAATGTGCCTCACACGCGAGTTATAATTTGAGAGATCTCTGACTCTTGTCCGATTGCAACGTGGCCCTAATGTCAGCATATGGCCAAGCAGGCGCACGAGGTGTGCTACCGGGCGAGATATTGGTTTCAGGGCGGTATCCTTGGCTTGTCTTTTTCAGTCTTGAGTGGTTTCTACTTGGAGATTGTGTCACGACATGATGAGAGAGCAGAGGAGGAGCGGGGTAGGATTGGTGCGACTAGAGAGCAGGGACGGGCCAGAAGAGCTGGCTCACCGACGGGTCTGGAAGGTTGGGTGGGCAATGCCGTGGCTCAGGGGTCGGCACGACGGTCCGCACCAGTGTGGGAGCCTAATCTAGATGGCGCAACGTAAAGGACATTGGTGGTGTGATGCTTTCGGTGTGACAATTAAGATGGAATAGGCAATGGTTGGGTTTGCTGCTATGGACCCATGGGCCTAAAATCTCCTAACTGGGCTGGAGGATTTTGGGCTTTCTTTGTCCTTGGTCATCATTGGCATGTGACGTGGCTTGTGCCTCTATTTCATTGGGCCTTGGCCCTGACATGGGGATTGAGCCTCGACCTAGTTTGGTTTTGGTCCCTCCTAAGGTAACTATGTTAATTGTTTTGTTCTTGTATTTTTAAGCTCCTTGTTATAGGCCCATGTCACTCATGTGGTGCTTTTTCATCCTTATGTGGATTATATTGGCTTAGGCATCAGACTTGATGATGGCGACAACAATGTCAGCATGCATAGGTGGTGAGTGAGGTAGATTTGTTTGTATTATTGCATTTATATTTTCAAATGTTGGACTTCCAGTCTGTAGATTAGCGAGATGCTGGCCTTCTCTCACTTTTTCTAGTTTGATCGAGTAGAAGATTCATGCTCTTTCTTATTAGTAGCTTGCATATTTCACTCTTTCTAATTTGATCGAGTTGGAAATCTATACTCTTTGTTGTTATTAGTGGCGTTTAGGCCTTGCATATTACAATTCGAGCTTGTCCCTTAATTAAAGACTCATTTATTTCTCACAATAAAAAAAAAAAACCCTACAATATGCTCTCTTTTTCCAACTCTAATTCAAGTTTGATTCAGTATTGACTGTATTGTGTTGAAATGATCATCATCTCTTAACAACTCCAATTCGAGTTTAGTTCGGTATTGCGTACGAAATCCTTTATCGCTAAAGGGCAGTCCGAACTTGCTGATTACCTGATAATTCCTAACGTCATGACATATAGATCTTGTCATATGCATAGATTTTGCGACATGACTAGATGACATCAAGGAGCTGTAACGACCTAAACTAAAGACACTGGATTAATGAAATTATATATCATCTTGAAAAGTTAGGCGTTTAGATGTATAATTTCCAACGGGATTTGGATAAATTTCGCTGGGAATTGGGTGATAACAAAGAATAAATCTGGGAATGGAGATGGTTGTAGGATCCCATCCCCAATCCACAGCTTAGAGGTTAAAGAGAGAAGACATAAATTTATATATATCAAATGAAGCTATACGAATATGCCATGAATCTCAGTAGAACCCAACGCCAATTTTCATGGTTATAATCACTTACACAATTCATATTCTCCCAATTACCAGTATATATATATATATATATATATATATATATATATATATAAACTCATCTTAGTTACCTTGCATTAGCTCAGGTGGTATGTCCAAGTTGTTCAACTTACTCCGAGCATGCTTCAAATGGACAAGTTGAGCTTCCACTTCAGCTCTCGCAGCAGCCACTTCCTTTCTGGCGTCGTCCTCTGCCGCAGATCCACCCACCTTATCCTCAGCCGCAGCCAGGTGAGCCTCTAAGTCAGTCACCATATTTCTGAGACCATTAAACACTTGCTTCGCTTCATCGATTGTTGTCTGCAACCGCTGCCGTGAAACAACCTGATCCTCTTTCTTGACATGTGTTAGAGACTTCACCTTCTCGTCCAATTGGCTGAGTTTAATCTCTATGTCTTTTACCTCCATCAAATCCGATCAATCGGGGACTCTAGTCTGGGTTCTGGTCTGGACTCGTAAACAACACCAAAACTTTACACAAGGTGAATATTTTATCGGTGACTATCAATAACACCTCAGGTTTAGGGTTTACAGTCTTGCTTGATTTGATTTTTTTTTTTTTTTTTTTTGATTGAATGCTTGATTTGATATTGATCATAAATATTTGGTGGAATCCTGATTCGATCGAATCTTAAATTGCATTAAGTTAGGAAACCGAAATACGTAAAAGAGGATTTATATACCAAATTAAACTCCTTTGCCCAAAATAGATAATATACACCAAATAAAACTTGAATTAAAGTTAAATTTTCCGTGAGCCTTGATTTGTACCCAATCCATAGCTTGACAGTGTGATCATCCTTTGAAATAGTATTGGAGTTTGACTCTTTTCCCTCAAAAAACAAAAAAATTTTAATTTTTGAAATAAATTACATTTAATTACGAAAATAGACTAATTTGAACTGATATACCATATTAATCTCCTTAGCCTAAATAAGGATTTCGTAAACTCGAATTAGCGTTCAGAGAACCAGAGATGATGAGAATTTATTACACTTGAATCTGAGTTGGGAATCGACAAAAAACCGAATATGATTTGGGAAAAGAGAGCATAATGGGTCCAGAGTCTAAAACTGTATTACTAATGATCAGAATCTAAGTTGCACGGACACGAACACGGACAGACGACACGGCACGACACGGCGACACGGCAAAACTCAAAAACTGAGTTTCCGACACGGCTTGGACACAACAAACAAAATTATATATTTATGTATTTTTATACATAAAAAATATACTAAAATATGAAATAAGTTCATTACATTACCAAATAAAGTTTTAAATTCAATTTATTTCATAACCATAAGAAATAAGTCAAGTGCATAACTAATAACATTAAAAGTAGCAGACCTCTAGCATCTAAAACATAACATTAAAGAAAAACAAACTTGAGCAGTAGCTTGTTTTCAAACAGAACAATCTCTAGCACAGTAGTACCTAATAGACAAGAAGATGAACTAATATAATTATCATATCCATAATACATCCAAACTTTTTGTTTTTTTTTTCTCGAAACGCTGATGTGGCGTGTCGCAATGCCGTGTTGGGGCCGATCAACGTGTTCGAGACATGTCCGAAAATTCAACTTTTTCGGACACGTATTTTGCCGTGTCGGAGTGTCACTCCAGGGGTGTGGAGTGTCCGTGCAACATTTAGGGTTTGATCAGAATACATATATACAAGGACAATAAGAGAATTTAAGCTAAAAGTTGTGTTTGTTTATTGAGCAAATCGTAGGTAGTTGGCTCATTCTCTCTATACGCACGTTAACCAAATCAAACCATTCAATAAAAATACGATGCTTTCAGTTTGCTCACAATCCCCGGGTTTGATACAAACAAAAAGCATTATACATGCAAAAATGCAAACACATCAGACAAATCGAACACATCATGTTTCAAATTGTGAAATTTGTCAGTATGGTATGTCAACTTTCACTTGTGATAAGCTTTGGTACACCAACTTTCTTAAACATCAGCGCCCCGCCGCCCCCCCCCCCCCCCCCCCCCCGTCCCCGAAACACCCGATCGAAGATTGGTACTTTTGACGATCAGTTCTGTTACGACACAAATCAAAATTCAAATATGGGGGGTATTGTGGTAAATTTACATGCAACCTATTAAACCTAATCATTTTCTCCCAAAAGTTAAACTCTCTCAGCCTCTCTCAATTTTATCACTTTCGTTGTCGCTCTCTCTCGTCAAAGACGATTCATTATTGCTCTCTCTAACCATCTTACAATCAATCAGCCTCTTTCCATCATACCTTTAGCTTATCCAAAATAAAGAAAGCAAAGATTTTGCGATGTCCAAAGTTTGGAGATACTTTCGTCTCTCTAAGGTAAAAGAAAGCAAATATTTGAGGCTTTTTAGCCAAATAGCTACCCTAAGTTTCACTGTAGTGTCAATTTGCTACCTTATGTTTCATTTCAGCCAATTTGGTATACGAGGTACTCGCATTTAGCTAGTACAACCCTAAGGCCATGTTTGGTTCAAGAAAACAAACATTTGGAAAAGGAAAGTCACTACTTTCGATTGTCTGGAAACACAAGTTCGTCTCTCTAGGATAAAAGAAAGCAAATATTTGAGGCTTTTTAGCCAAATAGCTACCCTAAGTTTCACTGTAGTGTCAATTTGCTACCTTATGTTTCATTTCAACCAATTTGGTATACCAGGCAATGTTCTAAAAGGCGCTAGGCGCTAGGCGGGCGGTAACCCACAGCCTAGAGCCTGGACAGCCTAGGCGAGGATTAGGCGGGAACTAGACGATTTGTATTTTTTAAGATTTATTAATTAAAAATATATATTTTATGCAATTTAATATTTGAAAACGGTCAAATATAGATAAATTATTCAACATAATCTAATCATACTCATTTATAAAATAAATTATAACTAAAATTTAGCATAACTTCCTGTAAAAGTGAGCAACAACAGCAATAAACATATACACTTCTAATTTTAAACACACAATTAACTCTTATACTCTCATACTCCCCACAATATAACAATCCCACCACAAAAAGAAAACAAAAATAAGCCGTAGAGCTTAGCAGTCTAGGCGGGCAAGGCGGCATCTAGGCGGGCTAGGCAGCATTTAGGCGAGCTAGGCGGCCGCCTAATCGCCCACAGCCTGGCACAAAGGCCTGGAAGAAAAGCGAGGCGGCTTGTTGCAGCCTAGAGCCTAGGCGGGGACTAGGCGGGGCCTTTTAGAAGCTTGATACCAGGTACTCACATTTAGCTAGTACAACCCTAAGGCCATGTTTGGTTCAAGAAAACAAACATTTGGAAAAGGAAAGTCACTACTTTCCATTGTTTGGAAACACAAGGAAAATAGTGGGAAAAGAAAATGGTTCCACCCCCCCCCCCNNNNNNNNNNNNNNNNNNNNNNNNNNNNNNNNNNNNNNNNNNNNNNNNNNNNNNNNNNNNNNNNNNNNNNNNNNNNNNNNNNNNNNNNNNNNNNNNNNNNNNNNNNNNNNNNNNNNNNNNNNNNNNNNNNNNNNNNNNNNNNNNNNNNNNNNNNNNNNNNNNNNNNNNNNNNNNNNNNNNNNNNNNNNNNNNNNNNNNNNNNNNNNNNNNNNNNNNNNNNNNNNNNNNNNNNNNNNNNNNNNNNNNNNNNNNNNNNNNNNNNNNNNNNNNNNNNNNNNNNNNNNNNNNNNNNNNNNNNNNNNNNNNNNNNNNNNNNNNNNNNNNNNNNNNNNNNNNNNNNNNNNNNNNNNNNNNNNNNNNNNNNNNNNNNNNNNNNNNNNNNNNNNNNNNNNNNNNNNNNNNNNNNNNNNNNNNNNNNNNNNNNNNNNNNNNNNNNNNNNNNNNNNNNNNNNNNNNNNNNNNNNNNNNNNNNNNNNNNNNNNNNNNNNNNNNNNNNNNNNNNNNNNNNNNNNNNNNNNNNNNNNNNNNNNNNNNNNNNNNNNNNNNNNNNNNNNNNNNNNNNNNNNNNNNNNNNNNNNNNNNNNNNNNNNNNNNNNNNNNNNNNNNNNNNNNNNNNNNNNNNNNNNNNNNNNNNNNNNNNNNNNNNNNNNNNNNNNNNNNTTGGTTTCATTCTCAGATATGCAAATGTGGGTTCGCATAAGGTACNGTTTTGAAGAGAGGAGAGAAAGAGCAAATAACTCTGAAAGTGGATTTTCAAAAGTGGTTCGGTCTCGACATTGAGGTTGACAGGTTGGGGCTTTGGCTTCGTGGAGGCGTCATAGGTTGCTAATGAGTGCAAGGATCAGTGTTTGGAGGCGATCACAAATGGTGAACCTTGATCTTGTTGGTCAGAGCCTCAGAGGTTAGACGTCTAATCTGAAGTGGCAGCTGTGGAAATTAACATTATCAGAAGTAGGCCAATGAAAATCTGTTGATATCCTAAATTAACATTATCAGAAGTAGGCCAATGAAAATCTGTTCAGGTGGATATCAGCGAGGGATAGTCCGCAAGCTAACGGTCGGCCTTTTTTCTAGTGCCGACACTAGTGAGCTTGGCTGATTTGGCGTGGTAGTTCGTGATCGACATCCAATGCTGGGATAGAACAGATGGCCGCTTGAGGGCCTGACGACGACCGAGGCAATGGAGGTCTATGGTTCCGCCCTTTTTGCCAAGGTTTAGGCTTGAGCTCAAATTTGGATCAAGAGGCTCTAATCTGAGGCCTGACGAGCAACCTAGCTACGGGATTCATATGGTTCTGTGTAATATGACCATCCCCATAAAAAGTTAACAACAATTACAATGTTGAAGGGATTCTACAATTCATCATCCAGGAAGGCTTCAGAGCTTTATTACATGAAAGTTAGGAGTTATGAGATTCAGTTTATATGTTATTATGTGTTCATACTTCAAAGTCTCTCCTATTGCAGACATTGACATCTAGTAATTGTTAGGGTCCTTTATAAATGCATGGTTAATCCTTAATCTCATATTAGGGGTAAAGAAATGTTTTGAGCAATAAAATCACTTGAACATGGAGAAGATTTCGACCTGTATTTCACTAGCTGGCATCAAAATCCAAGTATAGTCTGTAGGCATTCCGATCCGACGAGTAGTAACTTTGTATGAGGTTGTCAACTTTGAAACCGACTTTCTTGTAAAGATTCATGGCGGGAGTTCTCATAGGATCAACGTGAAGTGATATTCGCCCCACTTTTCGGGTTCGGCATTTCTGAATGGCTGCTGTCAGCAGAGCCTCTCCATAGCCTTGCCTCCTGCAACTATCCTTCACTATACGGAAGAACAAACACATAGAATATATCAATACCTACAGAGTCAGCGAATATAAGATGCAAAGATATATTATATTCAGCGTGCTTATACCAAATATAAGACAAGGAGAAGCATTAACTTAACATCCGAGCTATAAACTTCCATTGGGAACTTTTATCGAACAGTTAGTAGGCATAAGAAAGCAAATGTAAATGAGAAAGAGACTCTGTATGATAATAATTAGTTGAGGGAAGAAAATGGGTTTGAACCTGCGAGCTTCGTGATAGAGGCGTAGAGGGAAGAAGGCCAAGAGTACATGACATAGCCAGCAACTGAACCATCTAACTCCTCGATGTAAAGCAACCCACTGTTCTTCTTTTTCAGTTCTTCATGAAAGCTTTTAGCAAGGGATTCATGTTTGGGAAAGATCTTCCTCTCTAGTTTCACGATGTCTTCCACTACCGTTACCCACTTGGGAGAGTTTCTTTGGAGCTCCACAATGTCCCCGGCCGCCATTTACAAATAGTTTCTCAGTTTTCAAACGCGTTCTTTATGGAACTGTTTATTTAACCTTTTAACATATTAATTGAGAAATTTTATATACACATCTTAAATAACTTAATATAAATTTATTTTTTAATACACCACTTATTTAATTTCTCATTCGAATATTTTACTAAATACACACACTACCAGGACAAGCACTTTAGCCGACGAATACGAAAAAGTTTCGTCGGCCTGTTAGCTTAATTCGTCGGCTAAGATTTCGTCGGGAAAAGGTCGTCGGCGATAACTTTAGCCGACGAAAAAAGAAGACGTCGTTGGCTATAGTCCCACAGTTTAGCCGACGAAAAACATGTCGTCGGTTTTTTTCCCAGACTTTAGCCGACGAAATAATAAGATATTCGTCGGCTAAAGTGTGTAATAAAAAATTAAAAAAATAACTATAACCGACAAAATATAGTCTGTTTCGTCGGCTAAATCTTATAAAAAAATTAAAAAAATAACTATAGCCGATGAAACATGCCATAATTCGTCGGCTAAACCTTATAAAAAAATTAAAAAATACTATAGCCGACGAATATAGTATTTAAATATCGTCGGCTAAAGTTGCTGTTTTTGAAAAAAAAAACTGCAGAAACTTTCGGCCACCTTCAATCACCACCAAAATTTGACAGGATCTTCCTCTCAACATTTCGAACAACTTTCTAAAAGAAGTCGAAGCCCAATTCTAAGCCTAAACAGGTCAATTGAATCAAAATATAAAAATCCCCAATTTTAAACCCTAAAAACTTCAAATCTTCGATTCTCCTCACACACACCGAATCGAACTACCAAATTCTAGGGGAATGTAGTACTAATCAAACTCAACTTATCCATATATAAAACTCACCAAATGGTGACCCGAGGAAAGAGAAATTTGATCGACACCGAATCCGAACCGGCGGAGTTTTGGAGCTCGATTTATCCCTCACGGCGGCGCCACTCGATGCACCACCTGTCCAGCAATGAAGTAGAGATGACGGCGAAGCTTTTGAGACAAGTGTGGCGGTCTCTGGTTGCTTGGCGGCGGAGCTAGGCCAAGAAGAAAATCCGGAACTTTACCCGACGAAATTCTTTATTTTCGTCGGCTAAACTCTTTTGAAAATTTTGGTTGACCGCCAAAAAATTTTAGTTGAAAATTTTGAAAATTTTTTGACAATAGCCGACGAGATTTTGAATATTTTCGTCAGCTAAAGTCCTTTGAAAATTTTCCTCCAAATTTGGTTTACCGCCCTCCAAATTTGGTTTACCGTCAAAAAAATTTTGACCTTAGCCGACGACTTTTTTAATATCTCATCGGCTAAAGTCTATAAATTCACGAAAACGCTCATATCTCTCTCTATATTACGTAATTTGGTCAAACCTTCCACACGAAAAACTTTCACGTAGATGAGACGCAACCGCCTATATAAAAATTTTGAGACATTTACCTTCCGACGATAGGGCTCCCCATAGGGAATAATAACGGTAAATAGGGTTGACCGTTACTATCGGCACCGAGACGTTACCCAATTTACGTGATTTTTGAACCATAGCCATATTTCACCATTCTGAACATATCTTATTTCATGATAATTTTGATAATTTTGCTTCCTATGTAGAGTTGGTTCACAAAGTTGTATAACCTACTAAACAAGTTATACAACATTTGTAGACATGTTGTGATTCCGATGACTAAAATTCACAAACCAAAATTCGACCATCAGATATGATCATTATGACGAAAGATGTCTATGGTAAAAAATTCAACTGGATCCGACAATGTTAAGGGCTCGATCGAAACGGTCAACCATAATCCATCGTCACTTATCACACGAAAACGCTCATATCTCCCTCTATATTACATAGTTTGGTCAAACCTTCCACATGACAAACTCTCACGTAGATGAGACATAACTGCCCATATAAAATTTTTGAGACATTTACCTTCTGACGATAGGGCTCCCCATAGAAAATAATGACGGTAAAAAGGGTTGACCGCTACTATCGGCACCGAGACGTTACCCAGTTTACGTGATTTTTAAACCATAGCCGTATTTCATCATTCTGAACACATCTTATTTCACAAGATTTTTGATAATTTTGCTTCCTATGTTGTATAACCTACTAAACAAGTTATACAACATTAGTAGACACGTTGTGATTCCGATGAATAAAATTTACAAACCAAAATTCGACCGTCAGATATGATCATTATGACTAAAGATGTCTATGGTAAAAAATTCAACTGGATTCGACAACATTAAGGGCTCGATCGAAACGGTCAACTCTAATCGAAAATAAGAAAACTATATTTTGAAGCCCTAAACGGACTCGGATGGCCAAAAATGCCCATACATCATGGCATAACAATGAGTTTGACTCGTAGGGCCGTTACGCTTCCGGAAAGGTATCACAATAGTCAATCGGACACCGAACGCCAAATCTACAGCATACCGGGTTTCGACTGTTCTACATTAGAGACGTTACCCGATTTACTTGGTTTTTGAACCATACCCGTATTTCACCGTTCTGAACACATCTTATTTCACGAGATTTTTGTTAATTTTGCTTCTATATAGAGTTGGTTCACAAAGTTGTGTATTTGTTTAAAACCTACTAAGTAAGTTATACAATATTTTATTGTTTTTCTTTTAGCCGATGACTTTTTTTGATAATAGCCGACGAGATTTTTTTTGTCTACTAAAATATTTTAGCCGACGAGTAAAAACTTTGGCTGACGAAGGAAATTTTTCGTCGGCTATGAAAAAATTTCTTCAGCCGACGAAAAATTAAATTAGCCGACGAAGGAAAATTTCGTCGGCTAACGTGGACTTTAGCCAACGAAAAAATAATCTGTCCGCCTGGTTTTTTTATTTTCGTCGGCTAAAGCCTTTTTTCTGGTAGTGACATCTAAAAGTACTTAAAATACCCTTAATCTAAAAATCCATGAAATATTATATAACGAAATAGGTGTTCATATACATAACAAGTACATTGTTTGACACTTTGACATTCTAAACTTAGAAATTATGAATCTTTAAAGACAATAAAGAAATTAATTGATTATCCAAATTTCTTTGCAAATTTTGTGTTTACTTTAATAGTTTCTCTAAATAAGTTCTCGATCTTAAAAATTGAATTTGTTCTAATTCACTTTATAAGTTTTCAAAAATCAGTTTTTGTTTTTTAATATTTTGATTTGGTTTATATTTCACATTATTAGTTTCCAAATATAAGTTTGTTCTTAATATTTAAATTGTATTACACATGCCTTTTTTTCCCATTTAACATACCAATCAAATCTGATTTGAAATATTAAATAATAGAGATGTGTATTAAGTTATTAGGGGTGTGTATTTAAAACCACTTGTTAATTTCCTTTATCTTTAAA
The window above is part of the Fragaria vesca subsp. vesca linkage group LG2, FraVesHawaii_1.0, whole genome shotgun sequence genome. Proteins encoded here:
- the LOC101313270 gene encoding uncharacterized N-acetyltransferase STK_02580-like, whose amino-acid sequence is MAAGDIVELQRNSPKWVTVVEDIVKLERKIFPKHESLAKSFHEELKKKNSGLLYIEELDGSVAGYVMYSWPSSLYASITKLAVKDSCRRQGYGEALLTAAIQKCRTRKVGRISLHVDPMRTPAMNLYKKVGFKVDNLIQSYYSSDRNAYRLYLDFDAS